From a region of the Rhodococcus sp. 4CII genome:
- a CDS encoding acyl-CoA dehydrogenase family protein, which produces MTFSLALTPAQRDLVERTHAFAENVIRPVAAEHDRAQEFPWDVLEKAAEEGFYSPLFYRDLIGDPTGLSLPLFMEELFWGCAGIGLAVVMPALALSSIGQAATPEQMLRWAPECFGEPGSLKLAALCISEPEGGSDVRNLRTTATRDGDEWVLEGHKMWIGNGGIADVHVVNATVDPDLGHRGQALFVVPGGTPGIELVRKLDKLGCRASHTAELKFHQVRVPADHLLGGDDKLQNRMRKAREVQEEVATGAPRRKSATLGTFEQTRPMVAAQALGIARAALEYATEYANRREAFGGPIIDNQGIAFPLADLATQIDAARLLTWRASWMAATGVEFRHGEGSMAKLAASEVAVKTTERALQTMGGWGYISDHPVEKWYRDAKLYTIFEGTSEIQRMVIGRALGAADGAPPLHFDQPTEGSAFNRRFGRGTSVRTKAGEFALSVKDRMPESAQRLAMKILAPPKK; this is translated from the coding sequence ATGACTTTCAGCCTCGCTCTCACTCCGGCTCAGCGGGATCTCGTCGAACGCACTCACGCCTTCGCGGAGAACGTGATCCGCCCGGTGGCGGCCGAGCACGACCGCGCGCAGGAGTTTCCGTGGGACGTTCTCGAAAAGGCCGCGGAAGAGGGCTTCTACAGTCCGCTGTTCTACCGCGACCTCATCGGCGACCCGACCGGCCTGTCCCTCCCCCTGTTCATGGAGGAACTGTTCTGGGGTTGCGCCGGCATCGGGCTTGCCGTGGTGATGCCCGCGCTGGCGCTGTCGTCGATCGGGCAGGCCGCGACGCCGGAGCAGATGCTGCGCTGGGCACCCGAATGCTTCGGCGAGCCGGGCAGTCTGAAACTCGCCGCCCTGTGCATCTCGGAACCCGAGGGCGGTAGCGACGTCCGCAATCTGCGGACCACCGCGACGCGCGACGGCGACGAATGGGTGCTCGAGGGGCACAAGATGTGGATCGGCAACGGAGGCATCGCCGACGTGCACGTCGTGAACGCGACCGTCGACCCGGACCTGGGCCACCGCGGGCAGGCACTGTTCGTGGTGCCCGGCGGAACTCCGGGTATCGAACTCGTCCGCAAGCTCGACAAGCTGGGCTGCCGTGCGTCGCACACGGCGGAGCTGAAGTTCCATCAGGTGCGAGTGCCCGCGGACCATCTGCTCGGCGGCGACGACAAGCTGCAGAACCGCATGCGGAAGGCCCGCGAGGTGCAGGAGGAGGTCGCCACCGGAGCGCCGCGACGCAAATCGGCGACCCTCGGCACGTTCGAGCAGACACGTCCGATGGTGGCCGCTCAGGCGCTGGGCATCGCCCGCGCCGCACTCGAGTACGCCACCGAATACGCGAATCGTCGTGAGGCATTCGGCGGTCCGATCATCGACAACCAGGGCATCGCGTTTCCCCTCGCCGACCTCGCGACACAGATCGACGCCGCGCGGCTGCTCACGTGGCGGGCGTCGTGGATGGCGGCGACCGGCGTGGAATTCCGCCACGGCGAGGGCTCGATGGCGAAACTCGCGGCGTCCGAGGTCGCGGTGAAGACCACCGAACGGGCACTACAGACGATGGGCGGGTGGGGCTACATCAGCGACCACCCCGTCGAGAAGTGGTACCGGGACGCCAAGCTGTACACCATCTTCGAGGGCACCAGCGAGATTCAGCGAATGGTGATCGGGCGCGCTCTGGGTGCCGCGGACGGCGCCCCACCTCTCCACTTCGATCAGCCGACCGAGGGATCCGCCTTCAACCGACGGTTCGGCCGGGGCACCTCCGTACGCACGAAGGCCGGCGAGTTCGCGCTGTCTGTGAAAGACCGGATGCCCGAGTCCGCGCAGCGGCTCGCAATGAAAATCCTTGCCCCACCCAAGAAGTGA
- the htpG gene encoding molecular chaperone HtpG, protein MSTNIEQLEFQAETRQLLDLMIHSVYSNKDSFLRELISNASDALDKLRLEAFRNKDLDVDTSDLHIEIEVDAENRTLTVRDNGIGMSHEEVVDLIGTLAKSGTADLRRKLREAKDAAASEELIGQFGIGFYSTFMVADKVTLLTRKAGESEATRWESSGEATYTIEAVDDAPQGSSVTLHLKPEDAEDHLHDYTSERKIKELVKRYSDFIAWPIRMDVERRVPAEGDGEDEVTKTSETINSMKALWARSKDDVSEDEYKEFYKHIAHAWDEPLEVIPMKAEGTFEFQALLFIPSHAPFDLFMRDGKTGVQLYVKRVFIMDDCDQLMPEYLRFVKGVVDAQDLSLNVSREILQQDRQIRAIRRRLTKKVLTTIKDLKTERPDDYRTFWAEFGRAVKEGLMSDADNRDALLGISSFASTHSEEELTSLEDYVARMKDGQEQIFYATGDSRQLLESSPHMEAFRAKGFEVLLLTDPVDEMWVGAVPEFDGKSFQSIAKGEVDLDTEEDKKAHESEREEQEKDFAGLLSWMADALSEQVKEVRLSTRLTTSPACIVGDAFSMSPALERMYRASGQPVPTTKRILELNPTHPLVSGLREAHGARDDDPALGETAELLYGMALLAEGGELDDPARFTTMLANRLARTV, encoded by the coding sequence GTGAGCACGAATATCGAACAACTGGAGTTCCAGGCGGAGACCCGCCAGCTCCTGGACCTCATGATCCACTCGGTGTACTCCAACAAGGACTCGTTCCTGCGGGAGCTCATCTCCAACGCCTCGGACGCGCTGGACAAGCTGCGGCTCGAGGCGTTCCGCAACAAGGATCTCGACGTCGACACGTCGGACCTGCACATCGAGATCGAGGTCGACGCGGAGAACCGCACACTCACCGTCCGGGACAACGGCATCGGCATGTCGCACGAAGAGGTCGTCGACCTCATCGGCACGCTGGCCAAATCCGGCACGGCGGACCTGCGCCGCAAGCTGCGCGAAGCGAAGGACGCCGCCGCATCCGAGGAACTGATCGGACAATTCGGCATCGGCTTCTACTCGACGTTCATGGTCGCCGACAAGGTGACCCTGCTGACGCGGAAGGCCGGCGAGAGCGAGGCCACGCGCTGGGAGTCGAGCGGCGAGGCGACGTACACGATCGAAGCGGTCGACGACGCGCCGCAGGGCAGTTCCGTCACCTTGCACCTCAAGCCCGAGGACGCCGAGGATCACCTCCACGACTACACGTCGGAACGGAAGATCAAGGAACTCGTCAAGCGGTACTCCGACTTCATCGCGTGGCCGATCCGGATGGACGTCGAACGCCGGGTCCCCGCGGAGGGTGACGGCGAGGACGAGGTCACGAAGACCTCGGAAACGATCAACTCGATGAAGGCGCTGTGGGCGCGCTCGAAGGACGACGTCTCCGAGGACGAGTACAAGGAGTTCTACAAGCACATCGCCCACGCCTGGGACGAGCCGCTCGAGGTCATCCCGATGAAAGCGGAGGGCACGTTCGAGTTCCAGGCCCTGCTGTTCATCCCCTCGCATGCGCCGTTCGACCTGTTCATGCGGGACGGCAAGACGGGTGTGCAGCTGTACGTCAAGCGCGTCTTCATCATGGACGACTGCGACCAGCTGATGCCGGAATACCTCCGCTTCGTCAAGGGTGTGGTGGACGCACAGGATCTGTCCCTCAACGTGTCGCGTGAGATCCTCCAGCAGGACCGGCAGATCCGCGCCATCCGGCGCAGGCTCACCAAGAAGGTCCTCACCACGATCAAGGATCTGAAGACGGAACGGCCTGACGACTACCGCACGTTCTGGGCGGAGTTCGGCCGCGCGGTCAAGGAAGGCCTGATGTCGGACGCCGACAATCGGGATGCGTTGCTGGGCATTTCGTCGTTCGCGTCCACGCACAGCGAGGAGGAGCTGACCTCCCTCGAAGACTATGTGGCGCGGATGAAGGACGGCCAGGAGCAGATCTTCTACGCGACCGGCGACTCCCGGCAGCTGCTGGAGAGCTCGCCGCACATGGAGGCGTTCCGCGCGAAGGGCTTCGAGGTGCTGCTGCTGACCGACCCGGTGGACGAGATGTGGGTCGGTGCTGTTCCGGAGTTCGACGGGAAGTCGTTCCAGTCGATCGCCAAGGGCGAGGTCGATCTCGACACCGAGGAAGACAAGAAGGCGCACGAGTCCGAGCGGGAGGAGCAGGAGAAGGACTTCGCCGGCCTGCTCTCCTGGATGGCCGACGCGCTGAGCGAGCAGGTCAAGGAGGTGCGGCTGTCGACCCGGCTGACGACGTCTCCGGCCTGCATCGTCGGCGACGCGTTCAGCATGTCGCCGGCGCTCGAGCGGATGTACCGCGCGTCGGGGCAGCCCGTCCCCACCACCAAGCGCATTCTCGAGCTGAACCCGACCCACCCGCTGGTCTCCGGACTGCGGGAGGCTCACGGCGCACGCGACGATGACCCGGCGCTGGGGGAGACCGCGGAACTCCTCTACGGCATGGCATTGCTGGCCGAGGGCGGCGAACTCGACGATCCGGCCCGGTTCACCACGATGCTCGCCAACCGCCTCGCCAGGACGGTGTAG
- a CDS encoding mismatch-specific DNA-glycosylase — translation MSFTRAELESFRDAEVADLIGPGCRLLFVGINPGLWTAATGAHFARPGNRFYPALLAAGIIERAIDPTSGMSDEDRDHLIGRGVGITNLAPRATAKADELTGGELAVGAERLRGVVRDIAPRVVAVAGITAYRTAFGDRAAKKGRQPGDLEGAELWLVPNPSGLNAHETVATLAASYREAATRAGIVSG, via the coding sequence GTGAGTTTCACGCGGGCGGAGTTGGAGTCGTTCCGGGACGCCGAGGTCGCAGATCTCATCGGACCGGGATGCCGCCTGCTGTTCGTCGGTATCAACCCGGGACTGTGGACGGCCGCGACCGGTGCGCATTTCGCGCGGCCGGGCAACCGTTTCTATCCGGCACTGCTGGCCGCCGGGATCATCGAGCGGGCGATCGATCCGACGTCCGGCATGTCCGACGAGGATCGTGATCACCTGATCGGACGCGGTGTCGGCATCACCAACCTGGCCCCGCGCGCCACCGCGAAGGCGGACGAGTTGACCGGCGGGGAACTGGCCGTGGGAGCCGAGCGCCTGCGCGGCGTGGTCCGTGACATCGCGCCGCGGGTGGTCGCCGTCGCCGGGATCACCGCCTATCGCACGGCTTTCGGGGATCGTGCGGCGAAGAAGGGCAGGCAACCGGGTGATCTCGAGGGCGCGGAACTGTGGCTGGTGCCCAATCCCAGTGGCCTCAACGCCCACGAGACGGTCGCCACGCTGGCGGCGTCGTATCGGGAGGCGGCGACCCGGGCCGGAATCGTCTCCGGTTGA
- a CDS encoding SDR family NAD(P)-dependent oxidoreductase: MLVLVTGGTGFIGAWSAKAAADAGHRVRFLVRDPARLVTSAAALGLDTSDHVVGDITDADSVRRALEGCDAVIHAAAVVAVDPRRADEMLQTNLAGARNVLGTAVEMGLDPIVYVSSIAALFQPGVGVLTPELPVCGPPDAYGRSKARVEHYARNLQAGGAPLAITYPGMVVGPPAGNQFGEAAQGVEAAVRLRFLPGRSAAWTMVDVREVASAHAALLEPGHRARRYMLGGPRIPIAGIADMLAAITGKRMGVLPVPDTALRLVGRLVDAVDRFIPFDTPVSEAAMEYYTRMPDTDDGPSESELGVKYRDSAETLADTVAGLTDAGRL, encoded by the coding sequence TTGCTGGTACTGGTCACGGGGGGAACGGGTTTCATCGGGGCGTGGAGCGCGAAGGCGGCGGCGGACGCCGGCCACCGGGTGCGGTTCCTCGTCCGGGATCCGGCCCGCCTCGTGACCAGTGCGGCGGCGCTCGGACTCGACACGTCCGATCACGTCGTCGGTGACATCACGGACGCGGACTCGGTGCGGCGTGCGCTGGAGGGCTGCGACGCCGTCATCCACGCCGCCGCCGTGGTCGCGGTCGACCCACGGCGCGCGGACGAGATGCTGCAGACCAACCTCGCGGGCGCGCGGAACGTGCTGGGAACCGCCGTCGAGATGGGTCTCGACCCGATCGTGTACGTCTCGAGCATCGCCGCCCTGTTCCAGCCGGGAGTCGGGGTGCTCACCCCGGAACTGCCGGTATGCGGACCGCCCGACGCCTATGGCCGGAGCAAGGCGCGCGTCGAGCACTACGCGCGCAACCTGCAGGCCGGCGGAGCCCCGCTCGCCATCACCTACCCGGGTATGGTCGTCGGCCCGCCCGCCGGCAACCAGTTCGGCGAAGCAGCCCAGGGCGTCGAGGCCGCTGTCCGTCTGCGCTTTCTGCCCGGCCGGAGTGCCGCGTGGACGATGGTCGACGTCCGTGAGGTGGCGAGCGCGCACGCGGCCCTGCTGGAGCCGGGGCATCGCGCCCGGCGATACATGCTCGGCGGTCCGCGGATTCCGATCGCCGGGATCGCCGACATGCTCGCCGCGATCACCGGCAAACGCATGGGTGTGCTCCCGGTTCCGGACACCGCTTTGCGTCTGGTGGGCAGGCTGGTGGACGCTGTAGACCGGTTCATTCCGTTCGACACACCGGTCTCGGAGGCCGCGATGGAGTACTACACGCGGATGCCGGACACGGACGACGGGCCGAGCGAGAGCGAACTGGGTGTGAAGTACCGCGATTCCGCCGAGACGCTGGCGGATACCGTCGCGGGGCTGACGGACGCGGGCCGGCTGTGA
- a CDS encoding DUF4287 domain-containing protein, giving the protein MAEPVKGPASYFPSIEEKYGRPISEWKTLIRSSELTGHMELVSWLKSEHGLGHGHANALVAHTLKEDAAG; this is encoded by the coding sequence ATGGCTGAACCAGTGAAGGGTCCCGCGTCGTACTTCCCGTCGATCGAGGAGAAGTACGGCCGGCCGATCAGCGAGTGGAAGACGCTCATCCGTTCGTCCGAGCTGACCGGGCACATGGAGTTGGTGAGCTGGCTGAAGTCCGAGCACGGGCTCGGTCACGGCCATGCCAACGCACTGGTCGCGCACACCCTGAAGGAGGACGCTGCCGGGTGA